A stretch of Primulina huaijiensis isolate GDHJ02 unplaced genomic scaffold, ASM1229523v2 scaffold38285, whole genome shotgun sequence DNA encodes these proteins:
- the LOC140968893 gene encoding uncharacterized calcium-binding protein At1g02270-like: MRIMGRRKRRINRRKASRIGNYAVTSSIKDLPCVSCTTFNILAPIYKRLNREDPSCRESDVKDDWLNRNQRILDWLLYERSSIICLQEFWVGNEELVNIYDERLEDAGYVNLKLARTNNRGDGLLTAVHKDYFKIISHRELLFNDFGDRVAQLLHVELIAPFSQCRNSDIRQEILIVNTHLLFPHNSSLCLERLRQVYKILHYVESYRRENKLNPLPILLCGDWNGSKRGHVYNFLRSQGFTSSYDTAHQYTDADAHKWVSHRNHLGNICGVDFIWLLNPNRYRKLFKTSWSEAVLAMFKYQLSRASLNEDDAFAFLKADSPGDYITYSGFCEALRQLNLIGHGNGLSSDEIKELWTQADIDGNGVLDRKEFKQRIWNASCSEQGEEVACDEMVNEMEQTIGFKVKNAALFPTEVEKGTWPEDYSLSDHARLTVVFSPVKMPCSRLTS; the protein is encoded by the exons ATGCGTATAATGGGAAGGAGAAAAAGGAGAATAAACAGAAGAAAGGCTTCAAGAATCGGCAATTATGCAGTGACCTCGTCGATCAAGGATCTCCCTTGTGTTTCTTGCACAACTTTTAATATTCTTGCTCCTATTTACAAAAGACTCAACAGGGag GATCCCAGTTGCAGAGAAAGCGATGTTAAAGATGATTGGCTGAATAGGAACCAGAGGATTTTGGATTGGTTACTGTATGAAAGATCTTCAATTATCTGCCTCCAG GAATTCTGGGTTGGGAATGAGGAGCTTGTGAATATTTATGATGAGAGGCTCGAGGATGCTGGTTATGTAAACTTAAAGCTTGCTCGGACGAATAACCGCGGTGATG GTCTCCTGACTGCTGTGCATAAGGACTATTTCAAGATCATAAGCCACAGAGAGTTGCTTTTCAATGATTTCGGAGACCGTGTGGCACAGCTGCTGCACGTTGAACTGATCGCCCCCTTCTCACAATGTCGGAACAGTGATATACGCCAAGAAATTCTAATAGTGAATACCCACTTATTGTTTCCGCATAATTCGAGTTTGTGCTTAGAGAGACTACGTCAA GTCTACAAAATTTTGCATTACGTGGAATCGTATCGAAGAGAAAATAAACTCAATCCCTTGCCAATCTTACTCTGTGG TGACTGGAATGGGAGCAAGAGGGGTCATGTTTACAACTTTCTTAGATCTCAGGGGTTTACGTCCTCATATGACACTGCCCATCAGTACACCGATGCAGATGCTCACAAG TGGGTGAGCCACCGCAATCATCTCGGGAACATTTGTGGTGTAGATTTCATATGGCTTCTAAATCCAAATAGATACAGGAAACTATTCAAAACAAGTTGGAGCGAAGCAGTGCTTGCAATGTTCAAG TATCAACTTAGCCGAGCCTCTCTTAACGAGGATGACGCATTTGCCTTTCTGAAGGCTGATAGCCCTGGTGATTACATCACGTATTCTGGCTTCTGTGAAGCATTGCGACAG CTTAATTTAATTGGACATGGTAATGGACTGAGCAGTGACGAAATTAAGGAACTGTGGACTCAAGCTGATATTGATGGAAATGGTgttcttgatcgtaaagaattCAAG CAACGGATATGGAACGCATCTTGTTCAGAACAAGGAGAAGAAGTGGCCTGCGACGAAATGGTGAATGAGATGGAGCAAACTATTGGATTTAAAGTGAAAAACGCAGCTCTCTTCCCTACTGAGGTAGAAAAAGGAACGTGGCCCGAAGATTACTCGCTTTCAGATCACGCACGACTCACAGTGGTATTCTCACCAGTGAAAATGCCATGCTCTAGATTGACATCGTGA